One Phaseolus vulgaris cultivar G19833 chromosome 4, P. vulgaris v2.0, whole genome shotgun sequence DNA window includes the following coding sequences:
- the LOC137837497 gene encoding GRAS family protein RAM1-like yields MEDSEGEELLNLTLSVAAGRERKKKERTRDDNTNSLVIPMKSREGYEGKIFRLLQMRELMLREDHRRKGVVEDVNNGLPLIHLLLSTATSIDERNYCATLENLIELYQTVSLIGDSVQRVVAYFADGLAARLLTRKSPFYDMVMEEPTSEEEFLAFTDLYRVSPYYQFAHFTANQAILEAYEEEEERNNKSLHVIDFDVSYGFQWPSLIQSLSEKATSSNRISLRITGFGNNLKELQETEARLVSFSKGFSNHLVFEFQGLLRGSSRLINLRKRKNETLAVNLVSYLNTLTSFMKVSDTLELVHSLSPSIVVLVKQEGSRNLKTFLSRFTESLHYFAAMFDSLDDCLPLESTERLRIEKKLLGKEIKSMLNYDMDGVDCPKYERMETWKTRMENHGFVGRKISSKCVIQAKLLLKMRTHYYPLQFEEEGGSGGFRVSERDEGRVISLGWQNRFLLTVSAWQPI; encoded by the coding sequence ATGGAAGATTCAGAGGGAGAAGAGCTTCTAAATCTTACTCTTTCGGTTGCTGCAGGTAGggagaggaaaaagaaagaaaggacaAGGGATGATAATACTAATTCTCTTGTTATTCCTATGAAGTCCCGTGAAGGGTATGAAGGGAAGATCTTTAGGCTCCTCCAAATGAGGGAGCTAATGCTAAGAGAAGATCACAGAAGAAAAGGAGTAGTTGAAGATGTGAATAATGGCCTTCCTTTGATTCATTTGCTTCTTTCAACTGCCACTTCTATTGATGAGAGAAACTACTGTGCAACTCTAGAGAATCTCATTGAGTTGTACCAAACAGTTTCCCTAATAGGTGATTCAGTTCAACGTGTGGTTGCCTATTTTGCTGACGGTTTGGCTGCAAGGCTTCTCACAAGAAAGTCCCCTTTCTATGACATGGTCATGGAGGAACCAACAAGTGAGGAAGAGTTTCTTGCATTCACAGATCTCTATAGAGTCTCACCCTATTACCAATTTGCTCACTTCACAGCAAACCAGGCTATTTTGGAGGCAtacgaggaggaggaagagagGAACAACAAATCACTTCATGTCATTGATTTTGATGTCTCCTATGGCTTCCAATGGCCTTCTCTCATTCAATCACTTTCTGAAAAGGCAACCAGTAGCAACAGAATATCCCTCAGGATAACAGGTTTTGGGAACAACCTGAAAGAACTGCAAGAAACTGAGGCCAGGTTAGTTAGTTTCTCCAAGGGGTTTAGTAACCACCTAGTGTTTGAATTCCAAGGGCTGTTAAGAGGCTCATCAAGGCTCATCAACCtaaggaaaaggaaaaatgaaacTTTGGCAGTGAACCTTGTTTCTTACTTGAACACTTTGACTAGTTTCATGAAGGTCTCGGACACATTAGAACTTGTTCATTCTCTTAGCCCCTCCATTGTGGTGTTGGTGAAACAAGAAGGTAGCAGGAATTTGAAGACCTTCTTGTCAAGGTTCACTGAGTCTTTGCACTATTTTGCAGCCATGTTCGATTCACTAGATGATTGCTTGCCACTTGAGAGCACTGAGAGATTGAGGATTGAGAAGAAGCTTTTGGGGAAAGAGATCAAAAGCATGCTCAACTATGACATGGATGGTGTGGATTGCCCAAAGTATGAGAGGATGGAAACATGGAAAACAAGAATGGAGAATCATGGATTTGTGGGAAGAAAAATTAGCTCAAAGTGTGTGATCCAAGCAAAGCTGCTTCTGAAGATGAGGACCCATTATTATCCCCTACAGTTTGAGGAAGAGGGTGGAAGTGGAGGTTTCAGAGTTTCTGAAAGGGATGAAGGAAGAGTTATCTCTTTGGGATGGCAAAATAGGTTTCTTCTCACAGTCTCAGCATGGCAACCAATTTGA